A part of Tessaracoccus timonensis genomic DNA contains:
- a CDS encoding FABP family protein has product MNIDIEVPEGLDPALTALGWLVGQWEGTGNGTDHEGNDFAFEQRIQFWPGGGPYMYYLAQAYLLDEDGKPGEMIEMETGFWHPKPDASLSVTTTNSNGWTEVLVGKIQVTRIDLRTDAVMRTESAAVEHTAGQRLYGKVEGDLMYALDRATTSHELRPHMWARLKRV; this is encoded by the coding sequence ATGAACATTGACATCGAAGTACCTGAGGGTCTCGACCCCGCACTCACTGCGCTCGGGTGGCTCGTCGGGCAGTGGGAGGGCACCGGCAATGGCACCGACCACGAGGGCAACGATTTCGCCTTTGAGCAGCGCATCCAGTTCTGGCCGGGCGGTGGGCCGTACATGTATTACCTGGCGCAGGCCTATCTCCTGGACGAGGACGGTAAGCCGGGGGAAATGATTGAGATGGAGACGGGATTCTGGCATCCGAAGCCCGACGCGTCGCTGTCTGTCACCACCACGAACTCCAATGGGTGGACCGAGGTGTTGGTCGGGAAGATCCAGGTCACACGGATCGACCTACGCACGGATGCCGTTATGCGCACCGAATCCGCTGCGGTGGAGCACACGGCTGGACAGCGCCTATACGGCAAGGTGGAGGGCGATCTCATGTATGCGCTGGATCGCGCGACGACCAGCCACGAACTGCGTCCCCACATGTGGGCGAGGTTGAAGCGTGTCTGA